From the genome of Malus sylvestris chromosome 13, drMalSylv7.2, whole genome shotgun sequence:
TCAACACGACCTTTCAGGAAAAGCTGTTTCTTGATTTCGATGCCAATTTCTTTTTAAAGCAACTCATACTATTTCCATTCTTGTGAGAGACTTTTTCAATTAGCGAGTGTTGTTTTATATATGTTATACAAGTGCAAAAAATAAGATATATTGTTTCGTGTTCTTTTACTTATTGTGTTCTTTTATTTATTGTATAGCACATAGAGTATTGGCTTGAATACTGCACTTTGAAAAAACTATTCCTTATAGATTGGAACATGATTTTCTCTCAACAATACCATTCAAGACTTTTAATTTGAGTCAATGAAATTAATCTGACGTGCAAAGTTTAAAGCCATTAAATTTTGTTGGACGGTTCAGATTATAAGTCTGGTATAGTCTTGTTGGTAAGAAATTTGACAGAGGATTACACATCCCTTTGCTAAGTTGGTCAAAGAATTTACCATATGTTAACATGACACCAAATGCGTAAATAATTTGTAATTAATGTTTGCCTTGGTTTTCCATTGCAAGGAAAATGATAACATTTACAGAATGACCTTCGGTTGCATTAGTTGTACTACTAATCAAACtattaatgtgagatttaagGAGTGAAAGATGAAAATCTCTGTCTTACGTAGTGTTATTCCGAAAACATTGTGAAAACGTgtttaaattaaagaaaactaatgaaaaatgtttgaaaactttgagttttaattaaaatgacaaaaaaatgttgtaagtgaatagtaccaagagtgactttttagagtacaaatatcattttcgttaaaagtaaacagtaccgagagtgtttcgttaaaactctcaaaTTAATTAAGCAGCTAAAGTTGCTGGTCCATGACACTAGAATGTCTTTGATATTGCCAAACAAACAAACGTGAAAACGCAACTGCTTCTAGCCCTAGCCCATCTGGTAACCCTAGATCTCTCAGCATTTCACAACAACTAATGATCAGTGACCGaagattagggtttgtttttttttttttttttttttgcctttctttctttccagtAGCCCTACTGGCAGACAAGTGAGGCCCTTCAGTCATTGATAGAACATAACATCAACTTCTGGCTCAGAGATGGAAAATCATGAGTGGGAGCATTTCTCAGTTCAACTCTTCGCGGCATGGATGGAAACTCCGCAACTACGTAGAGCTCGGCAATCAATAATAAACTCCGCAACTACGTAGAGCTCGGCAATCAATAATCTTTAAGTTTTTCAATGCTGGAACGGTCGAAGCCAAAGCCGCCCTCATTGTTAACATGGTTATAGCCATAAAACTCAGCTCCCACACAATTAAGCTTAGGCATATAtatcctgaaacacaacatgtCTGAGATGATCTTAAATGGCCAAGCACTGGAACTTCCTCAGGTTCCCATAATGCTAATTTAGCACCATTATAGCcagatatacatacatacatacatacatatttgatttctttgtctATCACATATTCCAACGACCTAATAATTAGTTGACATTTCAATTGGTTTAAGCCAAACAGCTCGTGAATTCTATGACTCCTCCGCCTATCCAGATTAAAGGAAGGTAATTTTCCCACATGAGTCAATCGTCTCATCCCAAATGGAACTTCCATATACTCATCAAAATAAACATGACTCAAGCTGATCAAATTATATAATTCCTTTTCGAAACGTTTTAATTAAGGTTGCGTGTATCACACAATCTTAAAGTCTGTAGGTTTGCCAACAGACCTGGGGAGTGCTTTGATCTTTGTTTCTGAAACGTCTAGATAGTAGATACCTCTGTTGGAAAATTAGTTttaatattattgttttttttattgggtTTTCTTGTGGGTCAAAGATTAAGATTTTATGTCAGTTAAGTTTATGATTTCTTACCCTTTAGAGATTAAGTTTTgctttagttttctttataataGGATGTTTTGCAACTCGTAGAATAACAAGTTAATTAGTCAAGTTgtattttcttcaaattttgtaACCTTTTTGACAATTTTGTAGTATTTCTTCGTTTTAAATTAGTAGAATTTTATTTACTCAGAGTGTTTCTACTCGCCATTTGAGCTTGGCAATTCCTAGCCTTGTACAAATTCAACACCCGTAAAGCCTTAAAGCTCGATACAAGAAGGTAAGCCCTTCACCGTTTGTAAATAGCGAGCGTCCTTTCCCAACATTTCTTTCTGATGAAATTCCATGTGGATTGTAGGTGTTTGTGCCTTGTGTTGAAGGGAAAGGTTATCTCCTATATCGGATTGTGACACTAGTTCTGCACATAAGATCGTGCATCTTGCATTTGGTAATAATGCTATATCCATATCCTTTGtaacatctttaaaaaaaaaaaaaaaaaaaaaaaagagtttccAAATAGAACATTCATTACCCATATCCTCCAATTCTAAAGTATTTGAAAATTGGAGCAATCCTTCAGCCATCCAGAGTTGGATCGAGCTATCCTTTTCAATCTCAAAATCTTTAAAGAATATTGAGCAATATGCAAAACATATATTGTTTCAAGGATGGTGATTTCAAATTATCAAAAGTTAACTTAAAACATACATGATTTTGTCATCTCCTTCTCGTAATTCTCATATTCTACTTTTTTGAACTGAGAATTCATCTGTAGTATTTCTTAAACGCATCATGCTTCCCAAAACCTATTAGACATTAAAAAAAGTTCATTTTAAGTAATTACTAACGTGGAATTATTAATAAAAGCCAGAATCCACTATTGATGCAAAACATATAGAAATAGAACTTAAGAACGTAAAATCAACAACAAAGTCCAAATATTGTAGATTTGAGCTCTTATTTCCAAGTAGAATTTTTTAAGACAAATTTTGTGggtataaaatatcttttaTGTGGAGTTAGTGTTATTTCTTTCATGCTATTCAATTATCATTTGGATGaagtctcttttttttttttttttgtataacgatatattttacattatGAAGTTTAGTTCTATAATCTTAAAGTTTCCGTTTGATTTCCTTCATATTATTATTGTCACGCCTGGAGCAATCAGCTAAGTAAAATTCGTGTAAAGGGAGAGCACGGAGACTTGCAATCTATAGTGGGTTATAATCGTATTTTTTTGcgtttttggttgacaaagaatcTTCTCTTAATaaatacatgttttttttttttttggttaaataaatAGATAGTATTAGACAATATAAAATAGCAGAGCTTTGGCGCGTTATTGCTTGTGAAATGGACTTGCCATCAAATCGGCAAAAAAAATACAGCTTTCACTAACCACATGGATTTGAACATCTTGTTTGCTGCAAATTCAGAAAATGTATGTCAATATCTTCACTGTTTCTTCAAGCAATTCCTCCCTGCATTTCCCTATCAATGCTTACCCTCCATTTCTTATTCAATTAACCTAGACTCTAAGAAAGCTCCCCAACTACTACCACACGACCTCCCACCCATCATGTGCTCTTCATATACACTGCATTGCAGCATCTTCGACACGAAAACCCATTTCGATTTCCGGTCGAATTGGGGGTTAAAGGTTCAGTCTTGACTTTGAGCTTTCAGTTGGGTAAAAAACAGGAGAACTCAAATGTGGGTTTTTGCCGTTCTTGTTGTTTGTGGTTTGGCTTGTGGAATCGGAGCTGATCAGAATGTACGAACGGAGCGGATTTCGGGTATGTTTTTCTCGTTGTTTACTTCGAATTAGTTGCAAAGCTGCTCTCTTTTTGCTACATTTGCACATAGAAGGTGTCATTGGTTGTTCTAGGCTCTCATGTGCTTGACGAAATGCCTTTTCGTTTTTTTCTATTTAGTCACAGTTCATAATAAGTGTAGAAACTGAGTGATTCTGCAGTTTTGCTTTGTCTGATAGGCCAAGTCCGTTCAGTAATTTTTCCATTTCTCTTAATGGATTTACTTATACGACTAAATTGTACTTTAAATTAATCTAAACTGCGGGATGGGAAATTCGAAGACGGTGCATAGGGGATAAAAATGTGCTAGGAAATGTGGGTAGGCCCAAGTTGATTAGGAGTTGCAATTGAATTTTATACAGGGTTCATACTGTAACTTGTATAAAGACTAATAATGTGATTGTTATTACATCAAAGATTAACAATTTATGCATGGAAATTGGACAAGAGCAGAACCCAGTTAGGTTCTTGGAAAGATGAGCTGTAAGAAAAAGGATTCTTGAGAATGGCTTTAAATTTATGTTCCATAAGTATATTTTATTCTGTTTCTGTTTGATACCTTTTTCTGTTATTGTTTCCGATTGACTTAATGGAAGAATGATGCAGGAAGCGCTGGTGATGTCTTGGAGGATAATCCAGTTGGAAGGTTGAAGGTTTATGTGTATGAGCTGCCTAGCAAATACAACAAGAAAATCCTTCAGAAAGACCCGAGATGTCTCAACCATATGTTCGCTGCTGAGATCTACATGCATCGGTTCCTCTTATCCAGCCCGGTTAGAACCCTTAATCCGGAGGAAGCAGATTGGTTTTATACTCCTATCTACCCTACTTGTGACCTTACCCCCACTGGCTTGCCATTGCCCTTCAAGTCACCGCGGATGATGAGAAGTGCAATACAGCTCATTTCTACAAACTGGCCTTATTGGAATCGAACAGAAGGAGCTAATCACTTCTTTGTAGTTCCCCATGACTTTGGAGCCTGCTTTCATTACCAGGTAAGACCCTTCAAATTCGTATCTAACCATGATTTCTTGGGGGTAAACTGTTGAAGAAAGTAATTTGTGTTGGAACATGATAAGTTTAAGTTCGTATGAATTTGTAGTTCGGTCAACAGAACCTCAATAAAAGATTCATCCATTGCATTCAGATCATTATTTGCAGAAGTAACAGAATGCTACTTGTACGAGCTGTCAGTAATATGTGGTCTAAATATGTTGGCATTCTATAGGAAGAGAAAGCCATTGAACGGGGGATTCTTCCATTACTCCAGCGTGCCACCTTGGTTCAGACGTTTGGACAACGGAACCACGTATGCTTGAAGGACGGTTCAATCACAATTCCTCCATATGCTCCACCACAGAAGATGCAGGCACACCTGATTCCCAAACAAACTCCCCGGTCCATCTTTGTCTACTTCCGCGGTCTATTTTATGACATTAATAATGACCCTGAAGGTGGTTACTATGCAAGGTATGTCTGGAAAGTGTTTTATCCATTTGAAATTATGAAACATGTTTTCATGTCAAGTTAGACTTGAGACTTACGTCCGTCTTATTAACCCTTTTAATTGATTAACAGAGGTGCAAGGGCAGCTGTTTGGGAAAATTTCAAGAACAATCCACTCTTTGACATCTCCACGGACCATCCAACTACATATTACGAAGACATGCAACGATCTATATTCTGTTTATGTCCTCTTGGTTGGGCCCCTTGGAGTCCAAGGCTAGTTGAAGCAGTGGTATTTGGCTGCATCCCTGTTATTATAGCCGACGACATTGTTCTACCCTTTGCTGATGCTATCCCATGGGAAGAAATCGGCGTTTTTGTAGCTGAGGAAGATGTCCCTGACCTGGACACAATCCTCACTTCTATTCCACCGGAAGTAGTCCTAAGGAAACAAAGATTGCTCGCGAATCCTTCGATGAAATGGGCAATGATGTTCCCACAACCTGAGCAACCAGGGGATGCATTCCATCAGATACTAAACGGGCTGGCGCGCAAACTGCCCCATGATCAAAGTGTTTACATGAAGGCTGATGAAAAGGTTTTGAACTGGACGGCAGGTCCAGTGGGAGACCTGAAACCTTGGTAATGGAAGTGCTACCATTCTTCTTCTCCCTTCCGGAATGCAGTTGAATTTTGTACTGGTATTGGCATTGAGCAGATCCTTTCGCAACGCGAATATAGTTGAGTTGCTGATGCATCGGATTGCTTTGTGCCTTTTGTCCCGTGTTTTGTTCAGTTCCACCGTAACAGATTGAGAATGTGCTGCTAAAAAATGTAAACTAGTTTCTTGTTAAATGAATTTTGTATAGGTGCTGTGCTGCTGGCATTAAGCAGATTCTCTATGGATATGCTTTTGTGCTGCTCTACTCAAAATCTACAACTTTAGTTGACAAATCGGTCCTTCTGTTGATTCATcacacaaaaacttatttttaatAATCTTTTTATTCTGGTGTCAGCAGAGATCAAGAGGTTACTTACGAGTAAAAATGCTGAAAtgagccacttagtactatagtccaatggtattcctcttcactgtaagtgagatgtattagatttgattcttgccaaaggtgaatttgaatcacattattgctaatctATTGTGAGACTAAGTCCACTCCCTCCCTCTTATGGTAAACAATCTAGTTTaatccacgttttttttgtaaaaaaatgcaaattttttattttccgtGAGCATTAAGGAAATCTTTATAATGTATTTGGATGCGGATTTACGGTTTATTGAGCAACAAgtgtatatttagtagaatatttaagcccATAAGCAATAAATAAGTGAAAATATAGAGATGTTAAAATGCATATTTAGtgtatatttttgttaatttttcttttatttctcttatcaCTACCACAAACTATCATATTCATGTTCTTCAAAATATAATTTTCCGTGCAAGGAGCCAAACTCATTTTCTAATCACCCAAGAGTTTGCCTCATTCCACGTGCGCAGAGCCTGCCTCGTTCTCCATGTCAGGTGTCCGCATCGTTTTGCATGCTAGAAGTCCATCTTTTTTGCGTCTACTGCGGAGCCTGCGTTGTTTTGACGTGTACAGAGTCAACCTCGTTTTCCATGCCAACCTTGATTTGTGAATTATATCTCACCTCGTTTTCGGTGCACAAAGCTTGCCTCGTTTTGCGTTGCAAAATCCCACACCTTTTTTGTAAGCCAAGCTCGTCTTGTTTACGTGCCATGGTTCTCCTCGTTTTGAGTGAGTTGAGTCTGGCCTGTTTTGCGTGCGCCGAGCCCACCTAACACCTATTCTAGACAAAAATACAAATTTGTTATTTTCGgaaaatatttttcatgagcATTAACTTAAACTTTTTAAGAAATTTAGAAGCAGTTTTACGGTTTATTGAGCaataaatgtatatttagtagaatatttaagtcgaaaactaaaaaaataagtgaaaaatatagtagtgaggcCCAGAACATTGTCAAACGGGGTTCTACACTCAAAGAATCTCAACGGGAAGTTtcaccttaattttcaaaacttgacagtgaggcgaaggtgaaaataaaAGGATTGAACGGTGATTATGTACAAGTTTGCAAAACCGATTGAAAATCGTGAGTGTtaatccacgtttttttttgtaaaatatgcaaattttttattttctcgaaATATTTTTCGTGAGCATTAAAGAAATATTTATAATGTATTTGGAAGCGGATTTACGACTTATTGAGCAACAAGTGTgtatttagtagaatatttaaggccaaaagtaataaaataagtgaaaaatatagagatgttaaaatatgtgtatatatatatatatatatatattttttttttaaattaaagatgttAAAATCACATGTACGTGAGGcctaaacaaaaaaatagcaaaattttgttttgttaaatagTTTTTCCCCCTATTTGGGTGGAGAAAGACGgttctattaatatgtagttcaGATGtagataaaagaaaaattactaaaagaaaaaaatgtttaaatatctttaaatttaggttttaaatctATGATTACAAGTgtttaaatataaattataatagattttacactgaaaaatatattttgaagaacATGAATATGATAGTTAGTTGTAGTGGTaagacaaataaaagaaaaattaacaaaaatgattCAAATTCCGAGGTGCCAGAAAGTCACGCGAAattttgaataatttatgtacctttttgttaatttttcctttatttctCTTACCACGACAACAAACTATCGTATTCATgttcttcaaaatatatttttccatGCATGGAGCCCGACTCGTTTTCTAAGCACCCGAGAGTTCACCTTGTTCTGCTTGCGCAGAGCCCGCCTCGTTATGCATGTGAGGTGTTCGCATCATTTTGCGTGCCAGATGCCTGCCCTTTTTGCGTCCAAGGAGCGCGTATCGTTTTGACGTGCACAAAGCCAACCTTGTTTTCATTGGCCACCTCAATTTGTGCACCATATCCTATCTCGTTTTCGGTGCGTGGAGCTCGCCTCGTTTTGCGTTGCAAAAGCTCGCCCCTTTTGTAAGCCGAGCTGAGTCCGTCCTGTTTTGCGTGCACCAAGCCTGCATAACACCTGTGTTTCTTGACAAAAATGCAAATTTGTTATTTTCGCAAAATATTTTTCCTAAGCATTAACTTAAACTTTTTAAGGAATTTGGAAGTAGTTTTACAGTTTATTGAAcaacaaatgtatatttagtagaatatttaagtcgaaaactaaaaaaataagtgaaaaatatagtagtgaggcCTGGAACATTGTCAAATGAGGTTCTACACTCAAGAATCTCAACTGAAAGTCtcaccttaattttcaaaactttacagtgaggcgaaggtgaaaataaaaagattaaaCGGTGATTATGTACAAGTTTGCAAAACCGACTGAAAATTGTGAGTGTTAATCCatgtttttttgtaaaaaatgcaaattttttattttcgcgAAATATTTTCCATGAGCATTAAAAAAATCTTTATAAAATGTATTTGGGAGCGGATTTAcgatttattgagcaacaaatgtatatttagtagaatatttaaagCCAAAAGTAATCAAATAAGTGAAAACTATAGAGatgttaaaatgtatatttagtttatatttttaatttttttttcaagttataAATGTTAAAATCACATGTAAGTGAGGcctaaacaaaaaaatagcaaaattttgttttgttaaatagTCTTTCCTCCAATTTGGGTTGACAAAGATAATTCTATTAATATGTATTTCAGATGTAGatgaaacaaaaattaacaacaaGAAAAAAGGTTCAAATATctttaaatttaggttttaaatcgTTGATTACAAGTGTTTAAATATGAATTATAATAGATTTTACAAGAAAAAGTATATTTTGAAGAACATGAATACGGTAAGAAGAACATGAATACGGTAATTTGTTGTaagacaaataaaagaaaaattaacaaaaaaggtTCAAATTCCGGACTACCAGAAAGTCAAGGaatttcaatcatttttgtacctttttgttaatttttcttttatttctcttacaaTTACAACAAATTATCGTATTCATgttcttcaaaatatattttttcatgCATAGAGCCTGACTCGTTTTTTAAGCACCCGAGAGTTCGTCTCGTTCTACGAGCGCAGAGCCCGTCCCTTTTCGCATCCACGAAACCTGCGTCGTTTTGGCTTGCACGGAGCCAATCTCGTTTTCCATACACACCTTGATTTGT
Proteins encoded in this window:
- the LOC126596407 gene encoding probable beta-1,4-xylosyltransferase IRX10, with product MWVFAVLVVCGLACGIGADQNVRTERISGSAGDVLEDNPVGRLKVYVYELPSKYNKKILQKDPRCLNHMFAAEIYMHRFLLSSPVRTLNPEEADWFYTPIYPTCDLTPTGLPLPFKSPRMMRSAIQLISTNWPYWNRTEGANHFFVVPHDFGACFHYQEEKAIERGILPLLQRATLVQTFGQRNHVCLKDGSITIPPYAPPQKMQAHLIPKQTPRSIFVYFRGLFYDINNDPEGGYYARGARAAVWENFKNNPLFDISTDHPTTYYEDMQRSIFCLCPLGWAPWSPRLVEAVVFGCIPVIIADDIVLPFADAIPWEEIGVFVAEEDVPDLDTILTSIPPEVVLRKQRLLANPSMKWAMMFPQPEQPGDAFHQILNGLARKLPHDQSVYMKADEKVLNWTAGPVGDLKPW